The following are encoded together in the Triticum dicoccoides isolate Atlit2015 ecotype Zavitan chromosome 6B, WEW_v2.0, whole genome shotgun sequence genome:
- the LOC119322975 gene encoding uncharacterized protein LOC119322975, producing MRCVALLQLDLGGAGSCWLELGCNRVDGSMPHKHREKVPHGKSVPRFSSAMLSTTPWLQGGRVRRDHQFRDLHHCACRYHGPLVSLRASSTSLLHMEKQQESEMLCSSEVADYVSL from the exons ATGCGTTGTGTTGCACTACTGCAGCTCGATCTAGGAGGTGCTGGCTCATGCTGGCTGGAACTAGGATGCAACAGGGTTGATGGATCCATGCCGCACAAGCACCG GGAGAAGGTGCCTCATGGTAAAAGCGTGCCAAGATTTTCTAG CGCCATGCTCAGTACAACCCCGTGGCTTCAGGGTGGCCGAGTTCGTCGCGACCATCAGTTCAGAGACCTGCATCACTGCGCGTGTCGCTACCATGGCCCCCTTGTGTCACTGCGTGCTTCGTCAACAAGCCTCCTGCACATGGAAAAGCAACAGGAGTCTGAGATGCTCTGTTCTAGTGAGGTGGCTGATTATGTTAGTTTGTAA